One Lacticaseibacillus rhamnosus genomic window carries:
- the mnmA gene encoding tRNA 2-thiouridine(34) synthase MnmA: MMVIVLDNSNTRVVVGMSGGVDSSVTALLLKQQGYDVVGVFMKNWDDTDENGVCTATTDYEDVAKVASEIGIPYYSINFEKEYWDRVFQYFLDEYKAGRTPNPDVMCNKEIKFKAFLDYAEQLNADYIAMGHYAQVKTDEQGVVHMLRGADGNKDQTYFLSQLSQDQLKKSMFPIGHLQKPEVRKIAEAAGLATAKKKDSTGICFIGERNFKQFLSTYLPAQPGKMMTVDGVEKGTHDGLMYYTIGQRQGLGIGGNSQNSEPWFVVGKDLDKNILYVGQGFDNPALMATSLSASNLNWTTGEAPADGTHMTAKFRYRQRDTGVTIHYHDDGTATVDFDVPVRAITPGQAVVFYDGEECLGGGTIDAAYAHTNELQYV; the protein is encoded by the coding sequence ATGATGGTGATTGTTTTGGACAATTCCAACACCCGTGTTGTTGTTGGCATGTCCGGCGGCGTTGATTCAAGCGTCACGGCATTATTGCTGAAGCAACAAGGATATGATGTTGTCGGTGTCTTCATGAAAAACTGGGATGACACTGATGAAAATGGTGTTTGTACGGCCACCACGGACTATGAGGACGTTGCTAAGGTGGCTAGTGAGATAGGCATTCCTTATTATTCGATTAATTTCGAAAAGGAATACTGGGATCGCGTTTTTCAATATTTCCTTGACGAGTACAAGGCTGGGCGCACACCAAACCCGGACGTGATGTGCAACAAGGAAATCAAGTTCAAGGCATTTTTGGATTATGCCGAGCAGCTGAATGCGGATTACATTGCAATGGGGCACTATGCGCAGGTTAAAACCGATGAGCAGGGCGTTGTTCATATGTTGCGAGGCGCGGACGGTAATAAGGATCAAACGTACTTCTTAAGTCAGCTTTCCCAGGATCAGCTCAAGAAGTCGATGTTTCCAATCGGTCATTTGCAGAAGCCGGAAGTGCGCAAGATTGCCGAGGCAGCTGGATTGGCAACTGCCAAGAAGAAGGACTCAACCGGGATTTGCTTTATCGGTGAGCGTAACTTCAAGCAGTTCCTCAGCACCTATCTTCCGGCTCAACCCGGAAAGATGATGACAGTGGATGGCGTTGAGAAAGGCACCCACGACGGCTTGATGTATTATACAATCGGTCAACGTCAAGGCTTGGGCATCGGCGGTAACTCGCAAAACTCCGAGCCTTGGTTTGTGGTTGGCAAGGATTTAGACAAAAACATCTTGTATGTTGGTCAGGGTTTTGACAACCCGGCGTTGATGGCCACAAGTCTCAGTGCATCGAACCTTAATTGGACCACCGGCGAGGCTCCGGCTGATGGCACGCATATGACAGCTAAGTTTCGTTACCGGCAGCGTGATACCGGCGTGACGATTCACTATCATGATGACGGAACGGCGACTGTCGACTTTGATGTACCGGTTCGAGCCATTACGCCCGGTCAGGCAGTGGTCTTCTATGATGGCGAGGAGTGTTTAGGCGGCGGTACGATTGATGCAGCCTATGCTCATACTAATGAGTTGCAGTATGTTTAG
- a CDS encoding histidine phosphatase family protein — protein sequence MTKLYFVRHGKTEWNNQGRYQGANGDSPLLPESFEQIKALADYLRGISFAHAYVSPLKRARVTAQTLIKDLNEPIPLTIMPALREFNLGKMEGMTFTDVAKHFPQELHAFRHEPAAYDPRKIHGESFPQLINRAIPAIVATVAMDRTGTANLLYVSHGAALAAVIQSLLGTPLAEIRKDGGLTNSSVTILQADGPSLPFKLLNWNETSFLPEPPKPTDTI from the coding sequence GTGACCAAGTTATATTTTGTGCGCCATGGCAAAACAGAATGGAATAATCAGGGGCGTTATCAAGGTGCAAATGGTGATTCGCCATTATTGCCGGAGAGCTTTGAACAAATCAAAGCATTGGCTGATTATTTGCGTGGCATTTCGTTTGCGCATGCTTATGTCAGTCCGCTCAAACGTGCCCGCGTCACGGCCCAGACGCTTATTAAAGACTTAAATGAACCGATTCCGTTGACGATTATGCCGGCTTTGCGGGAGTTCAATTTAGGGAAAATGGAAGGGATGACATTTACGGATGTCGCTAAGCATTTTCCTCAGGAATTACATGCATTTCGGCATGAACCGGCAGCGTATGATCCGCGTAAAATTCACGGTGAATCTTTTCCGCAGTTGATTAATCGGGCCATTCCGGCGATTGTGGCTACCGTCGCGATGGATCGGACCGGTACGGCTAATTTGTTATATGTCAGTCATGGTGCGGCCTTGGCAGCGGTTATTCAGAGTCTGCTTGGTACACCATTGGCAGAGATTCGCAAAGATGGTGGGCTGACAAATAGCAGTGTGACGATTCTACAAGCGGATGGTCCGAGTCTGCCATTTAAGTTGTTAAACTGGAATGAAACGAGTTTTCTTCCCGAGCCACCGAAGCCAACCGACACGATTTAA
- a CDS encoding tetratricopeptide repeat protein, which yields MDSNILTAFNQGKHEEAIQAAVKAIDADPKNPKRYAVLTTMLISLKALDQAGELLAKARALFPDDLELQYTAGLFAYAQADFPAAAAWFTKCRQDETLKNDATYMLALSYQQAGQPKKALAFALTAHELAPKQTDAALLAADLLLGEQAFDAAAEILKPLLETRQPQVLFTYGMALSAAGKDGSAYLDAAKRLDPKGYDQKAGTVADINRFLRLQEGGHDGQA from the coding sequence ATGGATTCAAATATTTTAACCGCATTTAATCAAGGAAAACACGAAGAGGCGATTCAGGCAGCCGTTAAAGCGATTGATGCTGATCCGAAAAATCCTAAGCGTTATGCGGTTTTGACAACGATGCTGATTAGTTTGAAGGCCTTGGATCAAGCAGGTGAGTTACTAGCCAAAGCGCGGGCACTCTTCCCAGATGACTTGGAATTACAGTACACAGCTGGTCTTTTTGCCTATGCGCAGGCGGATTTTCCGGCAGCGGCTGCCTGGTTTACTAAGTGTCGCCAGGATGAGACGTTAAAAAACGATGCCACGTACATGTTGGCATTGAGCTATCAGCAAGCCGGTCAACCTAAAAAAGCACTGGCCTTTGCATTGACGGCACACGAATTGGCGCCGAAGCAAACAGATGCGGCGTTGCTGGCGGCAGATTTGTTATTAGGCGAGCAAGCTTTTGACGCGGCCGCGGAGATTTTGAAACCGCTGCTGGAAACCCGTCAGCCGCAAGTTCTATTTACTTACGGCATGGCGTTGAGTGCTGCGGGTAAAGATGGCAGTGCCTATTTAGATGCAGCCAAACGGCTTGATCCTAAAGGCTACGATCAAAAAGCCGGTACCGTTGCTGACATCAATCGCTTCTTACGGTTGCAGGAAGGGGGCCATGATGGACAGGCATGA
- a CDS encoding SF1B family DNA helicase RecD2: MDRHEDSVTGRVKSIFFQNPTNFFKILLIDITATTITWTEPDIVVTGTFGDIKEDETYTFTGHVVDHPKYGQQFQADNYHVDRPTNKTGLINYLSSDKFPGIGPKTAEKIIDKLGVDAIDRILDDPESLKGLGISAAKQKMLVTNLKTNQGMERVIIGLNDYGFTSNMAGRIYQQYQNDALEVIKQNPYQLINDIDGIGFTRADQIAAKLAIAADSQLRLGGAVMDTLQRLTDGEGDTFVDLKTLVTQTLDLLERARQVAVNPEAVGQAIVTLAKDNALVAEGKRIFPKRLYDSEWQIARQLKGLADAGRAAKQPALAEIKQTLAAVQEETGIAYDEVQKKAIITALQSPIFLLTGGPGTGKTTVTDGIVRTYAQLHDLSLDRHEYTPDDPFPIMLAAPTGRAAKRISETTQLPASTIHRLLGLGVDTQEFAPNDLPDGLLIIDEMSMVDTYLFRTLLTALHPGMQIVLVGDKDQLPSVGPGQVFADLLRSQALPHAALTHIHRQDADSSIIPLAHAVNAGRLPDDFTRPQVDRSFLPCSPSQVPEVVGQVVQRAAVKQFSIADIQVLAPMYRGTAGIDRLNPLLQDILNPKRSARTKTVHFGETEYRIGDKILQLVNDPNQNVFNGEIGQIVGITLAKEAASKTDELTIDFDGNEITYKRSDFSKITLAYATSIHKAQGSEFPMVILPLTMQSRRMLRRNLLYTAITRAKSFLILVGELAAFETAVGEIAVNRHTGLVQRLQQAFGMTVSQPDVEKPTPATEVSKNNGQIDTNPSDLDNGISTDESNNYQLTPALVASQRIDPMIGMNGVTPQMFMTKEK, encoded by the coding sequence ATGGACAGGCATGAAGATAGCGTCACTGGCCGGGTCAAAAGTATTTTCTTTCAGAATCCGACTAACTTTTTTAAAATCCTGCTGATTGATATCACGGCAACCACGATTACCTGGACGGAGCCGGATATTGTGGTGACCGGTACGTTCGGGGATATTAAAGAAGATGAGACGTACACGTTTACCGGGCATGTCGTGGACCATCCGAAATATGGCCAGCAGTTTCAAGCGGATAATTACCATGTGGATCGGCCTACGAATAAAACGGGACTGATCAATTATCTTAGTTCCGACAAGTTTCCGGGAATTGGCCCCAAAACAGCGGAGAAAATCATTGACAAGCTCGGGGTTGATGCGATTGATCGTATTTTGGATGACCCTGAGAGCTTAAAAGGATTGGGGATTTCGGCGGCCAAGCAGAAGATGCTGGTCACCAATCTCAAGACGAATCAGGGAATGGAACGGGTCATCATCGGTCTTAATGACTACGGCTTCACCAGTAACATGGCTGGCCGAATTTATCAGCAATATCAAAATGATGCGCTGGAAGTCATTAAGCAAAATCCGTATCAGTTAATCAATGATATTGACGGTATCGGGTTTACGCGGGCCGATCAGATTGCCGCCAAGTTAGCGATTGCCGCGGATTCGCAACTGCGGCTCGGTGGTGCGGTCATGGATACCTTGCAGCGCTTGACGGACGGTGAAGGCGACACTTTTGTCGATTTGAAAACGTTGGTCACCCAGACGCTTGATTTACTGGAGCGAGCGCGTCAGGTTGCAGTGAACCCCGAAGCAGTCGGCCAGGCAATCGTCACTTTAGCCAAGGACAATGCGCTGGTAGCGGAAGGTAAGCGCATTTTTCCTAAACGACTTTATGATTCCGAATGGCAGATTGCCCGGCAGTTAAAAGGACTGGCGGATGCCGGGCGCGCTGCCAAGCAACCTGCACTGGCCGAAATTAAACAAACATTGGCCGCCGTACAGGAAGAGACTGGCATTGCCTATGATGAGGTGCAAAAAAAGGCGATTATCACTGCCTTGCAGTCGCCGATTTTTCTTTTAACCGGCGGCCCCGGAACCGGAAAGACAACGGTGACGGACGGGATTGTCCGCACCTATGCGCAATTGCATGATTTATCCTTGGATCGCCATGAATACACGCCGGATGATCCTTTCCCGATTATGCTAGCAGCACCGACTGGCCGGGCTGCTAAACGGATCAGTGAGACGACACAGTTACCGGCAAGCACGATTCATCGACTATTGGGATTGGGCGTGGATACGCAGGAGTTTGCGCCTAATGATCTCCCGGACGGCCTTTTAATTATTGATGAAATGTCGATGGTTGATACGTATCTTTTTCGAACGTTGTTGACGGCGCTGCACCCGGGTATGCAAATTGTGTTGGTTGGCGATAAAGATCAGCTGCCAAGTGTCGGACCGGGACAGGTTTTTGCTGATTTGTTACGCAGCCAGGCTTTACCTCACGCAGCGTTAACCCACATTCACCGCCAGGACGCGGACAGTTCGATTATCCCGTTGGCGCATGCAGTCAATGCCGGGCGCTTGCCGGATGACTTCACCCGCCCGCAAGTGGATCGGAGCTTTTTGCCGTGTTCACCCAGCCAGGTTCCGGAAGTGGTCGGGCAGGTGGTTCAGCGTGCCGCGGTTAAACAGTTTTCGATTGCGGACATTCAGGTGCTTGCACCAATGTATCGCGGAACTGCGGGGATTGATCGGTTGAATCCATTGTTGCAGGATATTTTGAACCCGAAACGCAGCGCTCGGACAAAAACCGTTCATTTTGGCGAAACCGAGTATCGAATTGGCGATAAAATTCTGCAATTGGTCAACGATCCGAATCAAAATGTGTTTAATGGCGAAATTGGCCAGATTGTCGGGATCACACTTGCCAAAGAGGCGGCCAGTAAAACCGATGAGTTGACGATTGATTTTGACGGCAATGAAATAACGTATAAACGCAGCGACTTCAGCAAAATCACCTTGGCTTATGCGACTTCGATTCACAAAGCGCAAGGCAGCGAGTTTCCAATGGTGATTTTGCCATTAACCATGCAGAGTCGCCGGATGCTGCGCCGGAACCTACTTTATACGGCCATTACCCGAGCAAAATCGTTTTTGATTCTGGTGGGCGAGCTGGCTGCATTTGAGACCGCAGTTGGCGAAATTGCGGTAAATCGGCATACGGGTTTGGTCCAGCGGCTGCAACAAGCGTTTGGCATGACCGTTTCCCAGCCGGACGTAGAAAAGCCGACGCCTGCAACTGAAGTCAGCAAGAATAACGGACAAATTGACACTAACCCGTCTGACTTGGATAATGGAATTAGTACTGACGAATCGAACAATTATCAGCTAACCCCTGCATTGGTGGCTTCACAGCGGATTGATCCTATGATTGGGATGAATGGTGTGACGCCACAAATGTTTATGACGAAGGAGAAATAA
- a CDS encoding GNAT family N-acetyltransferase, whose amino-acid sequence MEDNIRKSLQIKSVTPKDLEQFNDLLTYVFQVTQKDLEQSGYEEGELERAKRPVLEKSDVLGWFHQNELVSSLAIYPCTVNIHGTLYQMAGLTGVGTYPEYAGHGLMHDLVKLGLEHMRQHKQWISYLYPYSIPFYRKKGWEIMSDHLTFDVKDTQLPKQVEVPGHVERLEIDDPDVIETYNRFAMKNHGAMIRNQLNWDEYWRWENEEERTAGVYYDANDEPQGYVLYWIADEVFHVKEMIYTNQEARVGLWNFISAHFSMVTHVKGNIYKNEPLHFLLDDGDIYQTIKPYYMARIVDVKAFLAQYPFAAETTEPFHFVVSDPLAPWNNGTFGVYWDEHQQVKITNRPVGEAITTDIQTLTTMLMSYRRPSYLAQIERLSASKHAIKLLENAVPMEEPYFSDYF is encoded by the coding sequence ATGGAGGACAACATACGCAAGTCACTGCAAATTAAATCAGTGACGCCTAAGGATCTTGAACAGTTCAACGACCTTTTGACTTATGTATTTCAGGTCACGCAAAAAGATCTGGAACAATCTGGGTATGAAGAAGGGGAACTTGAACGGGCCAAGCGTCCGGTTTTGGAAAAGTCGGACGTATTGGGATGGTTTCATCAAAATGAGCTGGTCAGTTCGCTGGCAATCTATCCGTGCACCGTCAATATTCACGGCACCTTATATCAGATGGCTGGTTTAACCGGAGTCGGCACTTATCCGGAGTACGCAGGGCATGGCTTAATGCACGATTTGGTGAAGTTAGGCTTAGAGCACATGCGGCAACATAAGCAATGGATTTCCTATCTGTATCCGTATAGTATTCCGTTTTATCGGAAAAAAGGCTGGGAAATCATGTCTGATCATCTGACGTTTGATGTGAAGGATACCCAGTTGCCGAAACAAGTCGAGGTTCCGGGTCACGTTGAACGGCTGGAGATAGATGATCCTGATGTGATTGAAACTTACAATCGCTTTGCCATGAAAAATCACGGTGCCATGATTCGCAATCAGCTAAACTGGGATGAATATTGGCGTTGGGAAAATGAAGAAGAGCGAACAGCCGGCGTGTATTATGATGCCAATGACGAACCTCAAGGCTATGTTTTATACTGGATTGCCGATGAAGTTTTTCACGTCAAAGAAATGATTTATACCAATCAAGAGGCACGCGTAGGCTTGTGGAATTTTATCAGTGCCCACTTTTCAATGGTGACCCACGTTAAGGGCAATATCTATAAAAACGAGCCGTTACATTTTCTTCTGGACGATGGCGATATTTATCAAACTATCAAGCCGTATTATATGGCGCGAATTGTGGACGTTAAAGCATTTCTGGCACAATATCCGTTTGCTGCCGAGACGACAGAACCGTTTCATTTCGTTGTAAGTGATCCCTTGGCGCCGTGGAATAATGGGACATTTGGCGTTTATTGGGATGAGCATCAGCAGGTAAAAATTACGAACCGACCTGTTGGCGAAGCGATTACGACGGACATTCAAACCTTAACCACGATGTTAATGAGTTACCGGCGCCCATCCTATTTAGCCCAAATCGAGCGTTTGTCTGCTAGCAAACATGCGATCAAGTTGTTGGAGAATGCGGTACCGATGGAAGAGCCTTATTTTTCGGACTATTTCTGA